Genomic DNA from Triticum dicoccoides isolate Atlit2015 ecotype Zavitan chromosome 4B, WEW_v2.0, whole genome shotgun sequence:
TTGATGAGTGACTTTTGACTTTTGATTTACCAAGGCGACCGCTAATCAAGCACGGTGACATAATCAGAAGTGGGTGCATTTGATGAGTGACTTTTGACTTATAATGCACTTGCAATTTGCAAATGGTATGCGCAAAAAGTATGACTACATATGAGCACAGAACAATAGTCGCTCATGCGGTCATGCCTACTTCAGCCTGTTGTGAGATCTGTTTACAACGACAGTCACTTCATGATCGGCCCCTCTCTTCACCAAGACTATCAACCCTACCCAGTGAGGCTCTCAATAAATAGTTTAGATTGAACGAACAATAATACTTTTCTTTCAATCATAGAACACTAACCAGACACGTACTTCTTATGAAAACCCCAACGTTTATTCCAATCAAAGAACACTAACCATATACTTCTCAAAGAAAACCCAAACTCGTAAACCATAAAATGATTTCCGTAGTAGTAACAGACAGCGAGCAAAGTGAGAGCAATTAATCATGAAAACATGGCAAATTGCTTCATTCCCCAATAACCTCCGCGATCAGACTCATGTCTGCACAAACTAGAGCCACTTTGCCCTTTTTTGCTGCCATCGTGATAAATACCATCCAGTCCAGGAAAAACGATAAGTTTCCTGACTTTCTTATTGACTTTTGGGGGGGAATGAAGCAGGTAAATATCGCCACAAGCATCGTATCTCTCGCATTACTCACGCCTTATACCAAGAATCTTAGCACTGTACTCCCAGGCAACAATCGCTGCCGCATTGGCAGGGAATGCTCTTGCTAGTGTTGGCCCAAGACCAGCATAACATCCAGCCAGACCAGCTCTCCTATAGACCTGCAGCATTTCAGGCATGGCTGCCATGATCAAGCAAAGGCAATATACCTAATGAAAACACAAGATTGTGAACCATCGCAGGGCATGTACCATGTTTAAGACCCGAAATGGATTTCGGCTCGACTGAGGGTTATGATCTGTCTGAATAATCGTTTTGGCAACATCCAGTGGCAGGGTAGCTGTCCAGAACTGCAGAGTGAAATACTAGTCAAATTGAAGAAAAACGTATCTTACAATAAACTTAAAAGATTATGATATACTTACAGCCATCCCACTAAGGCCGCCACTCATGATTCCTATCCCGATATCTTTTGCCACAACTAAGCCACTGTTGCTAGAAAATTGCGGAGAATCTATATAGTTGTGCATCCAATATCGGCTGTACTCATAAGTGCAGAAGAAGACAGCATTGCCAATTGCCTCTCTGTACAATGTTGCTAAACCACCACGAAATATACCCCTAACCTGTAACATAATAACAGATCCTTAGACTAGACAAAACGTAGAAGAACTTGCAGAAGGCCATTAAGCTCACCCCTTCACGCTGCAGTGTTTTCACAGCACAATCTAGAGGGCTGGAGTACCGGGTCGCATACATCACATCCTTCCCTTGAACTTGCATTCTGCACTGGAGATTTCTTGAGATTACATCATCGAATGTCACCTGAATCATGCCTCCGGTGTACTCGCTAACAACTGTAAAAAAGAGAGATTGATGCAGGACTGACCTTGGTCAGCTCAGTCGGAGCAAGGATGCAGCTGATCAGGGCTCCACTGCAGGCAGCAGAAGGAATAATTACCTGTAGCCGCGGCTTACAATCCTCAGACTTTCCCTAAATTAAAATGAACAGGCTAATTTAATAACTAAGATAAGGCCTTGACGGAAGCATTTGCATTCCAACTGCAATTGGTATACCAAAGGAAAAAAATACCTGTAGTAATTGTTTTGCTTGTGCATATGTGCCAAAAAAAAGGGAGCTTTCAAGTGCTATACCAATAAATGAAGATGATGCGCCTTTATACAACCCTCTTATCTGTCATGgaaaataatcatgcaatgaacttCCAGTAATATGTTGATAAAACTGTATCCTATCAAAAATGGATGGACTAATCTATTGCAGTTTTCCGTTTAATACCTGTAGGTTCTAAAATTTTGATTTGCGACTGTTGGTGAAACTGATTTGCAACTGGATCTTGGATTGGGCTATTTTGCAGATAAAGGAACCAGAGGCAAAAATGCTGACGTTGGGGGCAAAGCTAATAGAATAGGTGGCAAGTGAAGTGTACCGCGCGGCTCAAGGATGGAGATCGGGCATCCCAAGACTAGATGGATGAAGCTGTTGTTTGAAGATAGCTCTTCTCCTACCTTCTTTCGCGTAGCAGGTTCTACTATGTCTGCAGTCTTTTAAAAAACTTATTTAGGTTTCGCCTCTCGTGGCCAAGTCTGTAATATATATTTGCAGTTAGATGTCACCCCCCCCCCCTACCCCCCTTCGGGATGTGGTGGTTTGGTTTCTATTCTTGTTTCGAACTGGATGATGTTTAGCTGAACAACTTTGGTTTCTATAaatgaaatcggaggggaaaccctcttttgctcaaaaaaatACCTGTAGGTTCTAAAATTGTGCCTAGCATTAACTCCAGAGAAAAATGGTAATTTGATCCGTTAACAAGATGAATGATGACGGCTCATCCTTTAAGAAATTGTTCTAACTAGTAGAAAGATGCAATGAAAATGCTGTCATAAGATAGTTGATTTGTTTGTAATTTCCTTAGCTTCATAAACTAGTTATGTATTAGAGGACTATATTAAATGAGTCTCCATAAAATCATACTTTCAATTGATAATAGTCAGATGAATACACAATGCAGTCCAGGCAATTTTCCTAGCATGAACTGTTAACTGAAAAAAGTTGCCAGTTTCATTTTGTTCTCTAGGTCTAAGGAACAGAACATGTATATGTAGGACTAGAAAAACACCAGGTGCTTTTTATAAAAGAAACACACTCAATTAATTGAGTAATACTGAGTATAAACTAAATCTAAAGTGAGACATACAAAAGAAGGGGCTTACTCCTTCCTCAACCAGTATCCTACTAGTGCAGTGGAATGCATTCTTGTAGACCTTTCCATGAGCCGTGGTGTTGTGAGCTTGCAATTTGACCTATTGATGAACAAAGTTATCTTGAATTCACATGGGGGGAAATATAAAGAAAATGGTTAACATATATTCCATCTAGGGATGCAGGGCGGCGTCACGCATAAGCCGGCCAAAGTGGGAAGTTAGTTCAAACTGAACCGCATCACTAAAAATTTGCTATAACTAAGATGAACCTGTTTTGACTACGGAGCGGGGCGGATCGGGCGCCGCCCTGCATCCCTAGTTCCATCCAGACTGCAGAGTTTTGCTTAGTATATGCACAGGAAAACAAAATTATATTCTGGGCATTCTCATACACTGGCATAAACAAGTACTTTTGCGGAGTATCCTAATTACaacaaaagaaatgcaattagtttCCCAGTTTGCCAGTATCACCTCGCATACCATTGGCAGCCAGACCTGTATGTAATCATAAAGTGACACAAACACCTGGAACATGGACCTTAGGGCAACCATGATTTCTGTAGGGAGCAATGCCTTGTTTGGAAACTACAAATGTAACATTGCTTAGTATGCCTCAAAAATCTCCAACGCCATCATTAGAAAAACACACTACTGCATGACGGTATGAGTTAATGAACAACTGGTCAGGACCCCAAAGAGTTTAATTGTGAAGCAGAAAATCCTAGAATTAAGTCAAGACAATGAGACAATAAGATCCTACGCATATGATCATTTTTGGATGAAGTGTTTTATTAGGTAGCACCTGTGCAAA
This window encodes:
- the LOC119291735 gene encoding mitochondrial arginine transporter BAC1-like → MDGLGDAAKEYIAGSAAGVAQVVVGHPFDTVKVKLQAHNTTAHGKVYKNAFHCTSRILVEEGIRGLYKGASSSFIGIALESSLFFGTYAQAKQLLQGKSEDCKPRLQVIIPSAACSGALISCILAPTELTKCRMQVQGKDVMYATRYSSPLDCAVKTLQREGVRGIFRGGLATLYREAIGNAVFFCTYEYSRYWMHNYIDSPQFSSNSGLVVAKDIGIGIMSGGLSGMAFWTATLPLDVAKTIIQTDHNPQSSRNPFRVLNMVYRRAGLAGCYAGLGPTLARAFPANAAAIVAWEYSAKILGIRRE